AGATAGGTGAATGCCTTGCCGGAGTTGGTCATCACCGATCCAAGCCGGTCCGTTGCCGGTGAGACGACCATGCAGGTATCCGCATAAACCCGTGCACCGGACTTATCAATTGTCATGACGAGATCGCGGTGCTCTTTCATCATCTCTTCTGAAACAAAGACAAAAAACTCTTTTTTAACCTTTTTCCCGGAGAGGAGAGCAGCAAGGGATCTCAGTTCATCTTCAGAGAGGTGCGGACATCCAACAGCGATTGCATTCACCTCTGTCTCAGAGAAGACCTCATGCACATCTGCAACTGAAAGCGATATCGTCTCGGTATCTGCAGATAACGACTGTTTGATAAACGGCACTCTCGTCTCCGGGGTGATGCCTTCCACATGGAAGAGGGCGACTGCTCCTGTTGCTGCCATCGCAGCCCCAAGCGCCTTGAGGCGGTCGCGGTTCCCCCTGATACCACGGAAGTATGGAATCCGGTTTCCTGCCTCTTTCCCGGCAAGATACCCAAGCGCTCCATATTCTGCTATACCCCACTCTTTTGCAGCATCCGGATCATCCAGTTCGATGATGAGATCGGGTATCCGGTTCTTCATGATATGAAGGCCGTACTCCGGCGTCTTCCCTATCAGTGCAGAGGCAAGCGCAGACGGACCCCCCTCGCGGTTTGTCCGTGCGCCGAGAACCGAGTTCGCATAGGCAACCGCTGAGGATTCTGACCAGGCAAGGTGATCCCCATACTGCACGATCTGGTGGTAGTAGGGGGTGCAGGTGCAGGTGAGGCGGATGCCAAGCCGCCTGTAGGCATTGAGGATCTCCTGCTGTTTCGCCGCAAAATGTTCGTCAATCCCCATCTCGCTCCACTGCTCCCGCGGCATCCCGATCGGGTTCAGGAAGGAGGGGACAACCGCACGTGCGTCAAGGCCTTCGAGCCATTCGAGGCCTGCATCGCCGATGGTCTTATACGAGGCTCCGCTCACCTGGACACTCGAGACCGGGATGAGGCGTTCTGCATCGTAGATCTTTCCAAGTGCGATTAATATCTCAAGCATCATCCGTGGCGTCTCGCCGTATTCTCCATTCAGTACCTCTTCATCAGATCTATCCAGCTCCATTATGCATCCCATCCTGCCCTGACATATTCTTCTTCTTTTCCGGCGGGAATCGTCGCATCCACACCGACTTTCACGTTCAGCCCGTCAGCAATCCTTGACGGATCAAGGGACGAGCCACGGACACCGGGGATGATCATGATATCCCGGTCGCCACGGACACGGGTTGCTATTGCAAACTCGACATCCCCGGGATCGTGGATCGCGATATCGCAGTCGACGACACAGACATGCTTCAGCGATGTATGTGCAGCAAATGCCGCCATGATCGCGTTTTTCCCGTCTCCTTCAGTCTGTTTCTCTATCTGCACCACCGCATGGAGATAGCCTGCACCCCCCGGGGTCAGGAGGACGTCGCGCACCTTCGTCACCCCTGCAACCGACTGGTAGATCCGGGGCTCATACGGCGCTCCCATCAGGAGACGGTGCTCTGCACCTGCCGGCATGATCCCATGATAGATCGGATCCGGCCTCTTTGCGATCCCGGTGATCTCGATCACCGGCTGGCTCCGGACGGGATCATAGGTTCCCGTAATATCCACAAACGGCCCTTCTGTCGCGGTTTTGTCGGTGAGATACCCTTCGAGGATATATTCTGCCTCTGGTACGCAGACACCATTCTGGAGAGTCTGGACCCGGAGCTCGCCGCCCATCAGTTCGGCTGCATATGCAAGTTCTTTTCCCTCGGGAACACGGGTGCATGAGGCGAAGGTGACAGCAGGATGAACACCTATTGCTATCCCGACCGGCAGTTTCTCCCCGGCACTGCAGGCAGACCTCTGAAGCTGGTAGGTGTGCCTCCCCTCGACAATCCGGGCAGTAAGCCGATCTTTGCCGGTCACCAGCATCCTGTGGATTGCGGCATTCTCAACCCCTCCAAACGAGGAGAAGACGATCCCGGCGGTGATGTAGGGTCCTGCATCCAGTGGAAAATGGGTCAGGACAGGAATCTGCCCGAGATCCGGGGTATGGGTTGGAAGGGTACCTTCCTCAACAACCCTGCCGTCATACCTGCACCTGGCAAGTGCGGGAACCATGGCTGCCGGATCAACACCGAGGGCAAGTGCCAGTGTCTCCCGTGTTGCGGTGACATTCATCACACCGCGGCTGCCGCCTCCGAACTTATGGAAAAAAAGCGGCTTATCGGTTGATTTTGCCATCTTCGCTGCTTCAAAGACAAGACCGGTCTCTTCCTCCACATCAATGAGGAGATCCCGCTCACGCAGCTCTTCGATAAAGTCACGCATGGTATCCGCTCCATCGCGAGCCAACAGTATGATCGATTCTGAGATGATCCAAAACACGCTGGACGATCATATCGGCAAGATCCTCGATTCCACCTGGATTCTGGTAGAATGGAGGTGATGCGGGGAGGATAACAGCACCTGCATCATGTGCGGCAAGCATGTTGGTGAGATGAACCCTTGAATACGGTGTCTCCCTCGGGACAAGGATCAGCGGCCGCCGCTCTTTCAAACAGACATCAGCGGCCCTTCCGATTAAGGAATCTGATATGCCATGCGCAATCCCGCCAAGCGTCTTCATCGAACAGGGGATGATGACCATCCCGTCAAACCGAAACGATCCGCTTGCAATTGCGCTTGCGAGATCTGCGTTCTCTTCGTGGATACAGTGGTAGTCCGCAAACGAGATCCCTTCAAGTCCTGCTATCATCTCAGCTGTCTCACTTATGATCAGGTGCACCCGGCACTCCTTCTCAAGAACAGCAAGCAGCCTGGCGGCATAGATCATCCCGCTTGCACCTGTCACTCCAATGACCAGTTCTTTCATCGCATCTTCCCCTTCCTTTACTCTGTTTCTATTGGGAGCTTATCTTGTTTTGTCGGGGGCCGTACGTTCAGCACCCCGGCTGCTGCCCGGGCGACGGCATCCTCAAGGCCATGCGGGCAATAGATTCCAAGCCGCCACTGTGAACGCCTGATCTCGTTCATGCCCCTGATTAAAGGCGAGATCTCCTCGATTGATATGACGTCATGGCGGTTCTGTACATAGACCTCCATCACCATATCCTCGGGAAACTCCGGGATATCCACACAGACCTCATGCGGCAGAACACCTGCACACTCAGCAATCTCTTCTGCAAGCCGCATGGATTCACGGAGATCCGGCTGCGGTATACGGAGACGGTTAATCGAGCCGACCCCGACATACACCGCACGCTTGTAGAGTTTTCTCGTCAGCAGGCTTTTGATAATCGATCTCGTGACGAAACTATCTGATTCCCGGAAAGCTGTTACACATGCGGGATCATCCATCAGGATCAGGGATTGTGGATCACCACCATGGTCGCAATGATCCAGTGCCGCTACCAGAAACATCCGCTCAGCAATCCTTGAGACATGGTGGTAATAGACAGACGGCCTCATCAGTGTCCGGGCAACCAGGAGAGATTCTGCTGCCTGGACACCTGACTCATCAAGGACAGGGCCTTTTTCCGAGAGGAAGATGCTCCTGATGATCCTGCTCGAGTCAACCGAGCCATAGGGAACACCGGTATAATGTGCATCCCGCCTGAGGTAGTCCATCCGGTCCACATCCAGCTCACCATGAATGACCCCTGCAAGCGGGTGCGTGCCATCAATAACCCCGGCAACCTCCCCGGGATCAGCTCCAAGGCGGGTGAGAGCACGGGATGTTTCGGCATCTTCAAGGAGATGGTCAACCCGGTCATGGCCATGACCGAAGAAAGCCCGGATCAGCGGCTCGATTGCATGCGAAAACGGCCCGTGGCCGATATCATGGAGAAGAGCCGCTGCCCTCAGGAGCCGTGACTCATCATCATGCAGGCAGAGACGGGTGCAGAGCTGTCCGGCAAGGTGCATCGTCCCGAGTGCATGTTCGAACCGGGTATGGTTGGCACCCGGATAGACCAGAAACGAGAAGCCGAGCTGGCGGATCATCCGGAGACGCTGGATGGCAGGTATGTCAAGGAGGGATCGGATCTCCTGGTTCACCTCAATATCGCCATGGACCGGATCCTTGATCATCTTCGGCCTCTCCAGGGGGTCTCCCTCTGTTCTGCCAGTATGCATGCACCTGATCTATGATGCATGAGATTTATTATATATCCCCTTCCCCAAAATTACGGGTAGTTTCCGACAATCTTAAACAGATCTGACATAGAGGTGATCAGTATGATCACGCTCCTCTCAGGCGGAACAGGAACCCCGAAGCTGCTCCAGGGCATCCGCCAGATCGAAAACGATCCCGATATCTCTGTCATCGTCAATACCGCAGAGGATATCTGGGTATCGGGAAACCATCTCTCACCTGATATCGATACGGTTCTGTACCTCTTTGCCGGTATCCTGAATACCGAGACCTGGTGGGGGATCCGGGGCGACAGTTTTGAGACCAACCGGTACCTGGAGCGGATCGGTCTGCCGGAATCGATCGCAATCGGTGACCGGGACCGGGCTGTCCATATCGCACGCGGCGAACTGCTCAGGCAAGGAAAGACACTCACAGAGGCAACAGACGCAACTGGAGCAGCACTCGGCGTCCAGGCGCGGGTGCTGCCGATGTGTGACACGCCTGTTGCAACCTGCGTCGCAGCAGAGACCGGGCCGATGCATTTCCAGGAGTACTGGGTGAAGCACCGGGGCAATGTCCGGATATCCGGGATCATCCGGCAGGCTGAGACGCCCCCTGTTGCAACCGAGGCTTCTATCGATGCAATTCAGCGAAGCGAAGCGGTGATCATCGGGCCGTCAAACCCCGTCACCAGCATCGGGCCGATCCTTGAGTGCAGAGGGATGCGTGAGGCGCTTGCTGAAGCCTTTGTCATTGCGGTCAGCCCCTTTATCGGGAGCAGGCCAATCTCTGGTCCTGCTGCCGCACTGATGGAAGCCTGGGGAAAAACTCCTGATTCCCGGGGGACACGTGAAGCCTACGGCGATATCGTCGATATCTTTGTCCAGGATACCCGTGACGAGATCGAGGTGGGCGGCAGCCTCAGGCTCGATACCATGATGACCGGGATTCGGCAGAGCGAATCACTCGCCTGGGACCTCCTCTCGCTTGTCCGTGCCCGATAGGCTCCACAATTTGTTTGAAAAATCAATGCGGGAGGGCTTTATATATCATGGTTCAACAGATACACGGTAGAGAGAGGTAGCATAATGGGTTTCTTGAAAGGGCTCAGATCCCGTTTCGGCAGGGGCAGAAAGACTGTTGAGGATGAGGCAGACGCTGAAGAGCACCTGCCCCGCATTTCACTGGACGATTCACTTGGAAGTCCCGATCCAGAGGTTCGGATCCATGCAATACATGCGATCAGCGAGATCGGGGCTGCAGCGGTTCCGCTCCTGATTGACGCACTCAGGGATGAAAGCTGGAGGGTCAGGAGAGCAGCGGCATCAGGACTTGGAAAGATTGGTGAACCCGCAATTCAGCCCATGATCAAGGCTTTTGAGGGTGCGAGAACCGATGTCAGGAGGGAGTTGATCCGGGCACTTGGTATTGCAGGAGACCGGGCATTCCCATCCCTTGCCGCTGCCCTTGACGATCCAGACAGCGGGATCAGATCAGGAGCAGTCTCTGCGATTGCATTGACAAAAGCCGGTAATCGGGGAGACGCGCTCCAAAAAGCACTACATGATCCCGATCCCGGTGTCAGGGCAGCTGCCGCAGCAGCGTTTGGATACCTCCCCGGCGAACAGGCGATGCCGGTGCTCAAAAATCTCCTCTCCGACCCCGTGGAGGAGGTTCGGACCGCTGCGGTATCTGCTGCCATCCGGATTGGAAAGCCGGCAGTTCCCCCTCTTCTTGCGCAACTGCCCGAAACTGATCCCGCGTTCAGGGAGTCTGTTGAGCAGGCGCTGATCGGGATAGGAACAGCTGGCCGATCAGATGTTGTCACGCTTCTTCGCCACCAGGATCCGGCAATACGTGAATCCGGTGTCCGGATACTCGGCGGGATTGGTGATCTGAATACCGTCTCCCACCTCATCGGTGCGCTTGCCGACCCTGATCCCGAGGTCAGGAACTGCACCATTGCAGCACTTACAGGTTTTGGAAAAGCCGCGCTCCCCGAAGTCACAGCCGCATTTGAGAACGATAACCCCCGTATCCGGGAAGGGGCTATGGAGATCCTCGCAGGCATGGGTGATCCTGCTGTTCCCACCATGATCACCTATCTCTCACATGACGATCCGGTCATGAAAAAGCGTGCAGCAGTCGTGCTTGGTGAAATCGGAAACTACGAGGCACATGAGCCCCTCACCGATCTCATCCATGACAGCGATCCGGGTGTGCGACGGGTTGCATTTGAAGCGCTTGAGCAGATCAAGAGGCGGTAATTCACTTCTGTTTCCGCCTCACCTTCATTGCATTATACCGTGAGCTGAGAAAACCCTTTTTTTCAAGGGGAAATACCCCTTCTTTCACAGACCGGACATCCTCGACTGAATAGAATGCATTTGGATTGAAGTGTTTTATCTGGTTGATCACTTCAGTCAGGTGGGATCGTTTGATAACAAGGAAGATCAGTTTGACGTCACCGGTTGCACCTTCCGCATCTATCGAGGTGATTCCATAATTTTTCTGTTTTAGTGATTCAATGAGCTGTGTGGCATCACGGCTTGTGATCACCCTGACGATCACCTGCCCGATTGAGAGATGATCCTCAAGCAGTATCCCCAGATAGTTGCCAATGGCAAATCCAAGGCCGTATGCAATATAGGAGGCAGGGTTATCGAGGTTCTTCATGATCTCGCCGATGGCAAGAAGCCAGATGATCACCTCAAAAAAGCCGATTGCCGGTGCAAGGAAACGATACCCCCGGGCAACAAAGATGATCCGGATTGTCCCCATACTGACGTCGAGAATCCGGGCAAGAATGATTAAAGCGGGTATGATCACCCAGGTATAGAGATCAGTAAACGGTATACCCAGGATCTCCATATCCATATCACTCCAAAAACAGGCCTGGGGGGGTTGGGATCAGCTCTTACAGGACAAAGACTGCAGCTGCGATGACTGTCACCCATCTGCCGTCAGAATCTCCCTCTGCTGACTGGCAGATATGGGTTGTCTTGATGATCCTGCCGCTTGCTTTATAGATCTGTTCCCGTTCCTGCCATGCCTTGTCGGGATCAAACTCGATACCGAGGGTTGTTGCAAGCATTGTTGCTGCGAGATCTTCTGCATACTCACCGGAGACAAACGCGGTTTCTCCAAATGCGTGGTGCTCTGAGAGATAGCCGTATTCATTTGCCTCTTTGGGCAGGGCAAGCCCTATTGCTGAGGATAAAAGCCGGTTCGGCTCATTTGTCTCATTCCGGGCCATCACGCAGTAGACGATCTCACCTGCATTCAGCTCTTGTAGCCCCTCCTCGGGAGCCACAATTGTTGCATGGGGCGGGAAGATACTCGAGACATAGACAAGATTGTACTTCTCGATACCTGCTTTTCTGAGCGCCAGTTCAAATGATGCCAGCTTGTCCTTGTGGACACCGACACCCTTCGTAAAGAAAACCTTTGAGGGAACAACCATAACCATCATTCGTAGTGTCTGAAGTTTAAGGTTTGTCCATCAGTAATCTCACCCGAATCCCAGCACAGCCTGGTTCCAACACCAATTGGCGTGAGTATATGGTTCTGTTGGAGTGCGATTGCAGCAGGCATTCCGGTGCAGTGGCAGGGGTAGATGTCACCTACCCCTGATTGCGCGCACCACGCCGCCACCTCCCTGATCCTGGCTGAGTCAGCCTGGTAAAGATGGAGTCCACCAATTATTGCGGCAATTCTCTCATCCCCACAGATATGGCGCGCATGGCGAACTGTATTCTCGATACCGGCATGGGTGCACCCGCATATCAGGACAAGACCCCGGTCACTTCGGTAGACAAGACACGAATCCTCAATAACCGGATCAGGTTTTGGGCCTTCAGGCGATTCGATATATGCGCTGCTTTTCTGGATCCTGTCAGGATAATATCGTGGAATCTCTCCAAGAAACAAGAGGCGGGGGGTTATCAAAAGAGGTTTGTCTGTTAACGTAACCTCTCCAAAACGCCGGAGATACTCCGGGGAGAGGGGGCAGCCAACGGGAACTCCTTCTGCTGCAGTCTTTTGGGTAAAGGTTGCCGGGTGGGTGAGAAAGACCGGCCGGGTGATCCTTTTTTTGTCAGATGATGCCCGGATATGATATGCAGTAAGGTGGGGGAGCCCGCCTGTGTGATCGATATGGCCATGGGAGAGAACAATAGTGTCAGTTTCAAGAAGATTGATGCCCATTGCTTCTGCATTCTGAAGGAAGATGTCCGAGTACCCGCAGTCAAATAGTATCTTTGTATCGCCATCCTCGATAAAGAAGGAGAGGGCGGGCTCTCCGCGATAGTACCGATCGATCAGTGTGGTGTTCTCGACAAGGACAGAAAGCTGCATGATGGTATGGTAGGTCTCCCGGAGACGAAAGGCTCTTTGTTCTTCCGGCAGATGAAGTGTGTATGAGGTTGTGGGCTGTTGCCTCTCTTGCCCTGGCTCTTCTCCTGGTCCAGGCTGCCGCTGGATTCTTCGTCGATGATGCAGAGGGATTGCCTGACGGGTATCTTATTTCGGGTGAATTGCAGGAGATCGATCTCTGGATCAGTTTTCCAGGGTTTGATGATCCGGCGTTTCCATCAGGCGACAGGCTCATCCTGGAGACGGACCTGGTTAATCCCGCATGGAATGCGGATCTGAAGAGACATGGAGGGACGAGTACCCTCAGGCAGGAGAGACGAACCCGGGTTACCATCACGGGATGGGAACTGGCCTACCCTGCAGCTGATGGTATGATTCTGCATATCAGGCTCACCGGGATCATCCCGGACATGGAGTCTCCTAAAAAAATACAACTCCTCCGGATCCGCCAGATTGACGGGACCAGCCAGGTACGGCAAAACGGTGAGTATTCGATCTCCCAGATCGCTTCAAACCAGTCAGATCTGCCTTCAAAAACCCCACCTGCACCGGTTGTGGTTGAACCGCCACCTCCTGATCTCTCGGCCTTCACCGTCAGTTCCAGGTTAACAACTCCAACAGGTGATCTTGAGCCCGGAGAGACTGTAACCCTCCGTACACATCTCTCGTTTGACAGACTGACGCAGACGGCTTTTCCGCTCTCTGACACCCTCCGTCTCAGGACGAGTCTTTCCGATGCCAGGTGGGATGTCAGGATCAGTATACGTGGCGGGGAAAGCGTACGGGCCCCGGGGTGGGGCTATTTTTACTCGATTCCCGGGTTTGAACTCAGTTATCCGGCAAGAGACCGGGTCTCGGTCTCGGTTGCCGTGACGGGAGAGGTTCCTGAAGCAGCTGGCGGACCGCTTCTTGAGATCAGCCAGTGCGGGCCTGACGGCTATGCACGGGAAGGAGCAGTCTTCGCTCACCCGGCTGTGATCGCCGGATCTCACACCACAGAGCCGCCGGATACCATCGAGCCGACACCGACAGAGCCCCCCACCATCACTCCCACCCCAACTGAGGTGCCAGAACCGGTGCCACCGACACCCGTGCAGACACCCCTGCCCAGGCCGACACCGAAAGGCGAACTCTTTCCGGACGGCTTTTCCCTCAGTGCTCTTGGCGATCTCACCGCTGATCTGATCGACCATGCCAGGCTCTTTGTGGAACGGGTTACGTCCGTAGTCGGGGCGTGAACGGGTTTATGTCAGCCACCATGCGGGACCATATCCTGAAGAGCCGGTACCTGCTCCCTGGTGAAGAGACGTTCTCTGATCTCTGCCGGCGTGTTGCAGACGCTGTCGGAAGAGATGAGACCGAGCGAGAGGTTTTCTTCCGGATGTTGGAGCGGTGCCGGTTTCTTCCGAATTCACCGGCCCTGATGAATGCCGGAACCGCCAGCAGCCAGCTTGCAGCCTGTTTTGTCCTGCCGGTCGGATCAACAGTTCCTGAAATCTTTGAGAGTATGAAGCAGGGTGCAGTCATCCAGGTCTCAGGCGGGGTGCTCGGGATGTCGGCAGCAGGGGTTTCTTCAGCGCTTGCAAGCCTCCAGAGCAGCGCGCAGCAGGTCTCTCCCTCCAGCCGGCCGCAATGGTATGCAGGCCAGACGACCGGGATTGCATGGAGGAAGGAGCGTGGATATACCTGGAGTGGAGAACCAGGTGCTGATGGGTCCGTGGATCCGGATCTGCCACAACCCGATCCCGATGATGATTCAGATCCCCCGTATGGGAGGGATCAGGAGTAAGAGAAGAGAAGCGGGCCGCCTGTGAGTGACGTGTTTCAGATCTGGCGGGAGTTAAAGATCCAGGGAGCCACGTTTTCTCAAGAGAGAGACCCGGTGAGTAAACCCTTTTCACCTTCAAGGGCAGTACCAGTAATGGATTCTATGCGTATACCAGTAGCAGAGGTAACAGCCGATATGGAACGGGCCGCGATCGCCGGGTGGGTCCATGAAGAGCGGGATCTTGGTGGTCTTGCATTCTTCCTGGTACGTGATCGGACAGGGATCATCCAGGTGACTGTTCCAAAGAAGAAAGTCCCAGAAGAAGTTCTTAAAGCCATAAAAGAGGTCTCGCGTGAGTCTGTTGTCAGGGTTGAAGGAGTCGTCAAGGCCACAGAGAAGGCACCCGGGGGCCGCGAGCTGGTTCCCGAGACATTTGTGATCCTCGCAAAGGCAGCCTCCCCGCTTCCCCTTGATGTTGCCGAGAAGGTGCCTGCCGAGATCGATACCCGGCTCGATGCACGGTTCCTTGATGTCAGGCGGCCAAAGATCGCTTCTATCTTTGCGATCCGCTCACGCGTCATGGAGACGGTGCATTCTTTCCTCTTTCGTGAAGGGTTTCTGCATATCACCACCCCGAAGGTGGTTGCCGCAGCCACAGAGGGTGGAACCGAACTCTTCCCGATAGCATACTTTGAGAAAGAGGCGTTCCTGAGCCAGAGCCCGCAGCTGTATAAACAGATGATGATGTCGGCAGGATGTGAAAAAGTCTTTGAGATTGGGCCAATATTCCGGGCAGAAGAACATAACACCGTCCGGCACTTAAACGAGGCAACCTCAATTGATATCGAGGTCAGTTTTGCCGATCATGAGGATGTGATGCAGATCCTGGAGAGGATGATGCATGAGGTATACACCTCAGTTGCAGACGACTGTGGAAGCCACCTTGAGCACCTCGGTATCCGCGATCTTGAGATCCCGGGCAGAACACTCGCGAGGCTGCCCTATGCCGAGGCTATTGAGATTGCTGCTGAAAAGATCGAAGAGCCGATCCAGTACGGCGATGATCTCGGCACCGCATCGGAACGTGCAATCGGCGAAGAGATGGGGGAGCATTACTTTATTACCGAGTGGCCGACTGCCATCCGGCCGTACTATGCGATGCCGTCTGCAGCAGATGATTCAATCTGCAACGCATTTGACCTGATGCACCCAAAAATGGAGCTCTCATCAGGCGCACAGCGCTGCCATGTCTATGAGATCCTTGTCAGACAGCTCCAGGCAAAAGGGCTGTCTCCTGAGGGTTTTGAGTTTTATCTCAGGCCCTTCCAGTACGGGATGCCGCCGCATGCCGGATGGGGACTTGGTGCCGAGCGGCTCGTGATGACGATCTGCGGACTCCAGAATATCCGTGAAGCGGTCCTCTTCCCGCGGGATCGCCACCGTGTCACCCCATAGGTGACTATCATGACATCCAGGGCATTCACACCCGGCATCCTGATCCCAACAACTGTTGTCGGGAGCTTTCCGGCAGTTCCGGGAAGAGGGCTTGGTGCGCTCATTGACCCGTACCGGCATGCAGTGCAGTTTGCTGTCGCCGAACAGATCCGTGCCGGAATCGATATCATTTCTGACGGACAGGTCCGCGAAGGGATGATCCAGGCTTTCACTGGCAGTCTGCCCGGGATCAGGGATGACCAGGTGATCTCCCGTGTCGGTGCTGCTCCCGGCGGGATCACCGTGAAGGATACTGCATATGCGCTGACACAGGCAGCAGCTGTCAAGGGCATTCTCACCGGGCCGACATCGCTTGCCCATGCACTCAGGATCACAACACCCGGGTACCGGAACAGGGAAGAACTGGTCATGGACCTTGCTGCTGCTCTTGCCGCAGAAGCCCGGGCGCTTGCCGATACCGGCGTCTGTATCATCCAGGTGGATGAGCCGATCCTCTCAACAGGTGTTGCGGATCTACACACCGCAGTCGATGCAATCAAAATGATTGCTGAGAATGTTCCGGTTCCTCTCTGCCTGCATGTCTGCGGACCGCTTGGGGATATCATTGATCCGCTCCTCTCCCTCCCGATAGCAATCCTTGATTTCGAGGCTGCAACTGAGCCGGCAAACCTGGAGGTCTGCTCGGAGAAGGATCTCGGCGGGAAGATGATCGGCTGCGGGTGTGTTGCCTCTGCCGATCACGAGGTTGAGCCTGTTGACCTGATAAAAAGCCGGATCGAGAGGTGCATTGAGGTGTTTGGGCCTGAGAATATCCTGGTCGACCCGGACTGCGGACTCAGGATGCATACGCCGGAAGGGGCGTTTGCAAAACTTTCACGCCTCGGCGAGGCTGCACGGCTGGTGAGAAACGAACTGGAGTAAGGGGGTGAGCCTGACGATATGCCGCCATTTCAGGTTTATGTCGAACCAGGCGGCATGCCAGAGCAGCCTCCCTCAGACCACTCGTGATGTTGTCGAGAGCTCGATTCCGTCTGCTGAGATGATAAACGGTATGGTTCTGTCCGGGATCCTCATGCCGCGGAACTTCATGATCTGAAGCCTGCGTTCGATCTGGGACTGGTGAGTATCTGCATGAAGGGCGATGACGATATCCGCCTGCCTGAAGATGAGCAGTTCCTCTTGTTTTGGATGAATCCCTTCATACATCGTGCAGAGAAGGCAGCCCCCCTCT
The Methanocalculus natronophilus genome window above contains:
- a CDS encoding MBL fold metallo-hydrolase produces the protein MQLSVLVENTTLIDRYYRGEPALSFFIEDGDTKILFDCGYSDIFLQNAEAMGINLLETDTIVLSHGHIDHTGGLPHLTAYHIRASSDKKRITRPVFLTHPATFTQKTAAEGVPVGCPLSPEYLRRFGEVTLTDKPLLITPRLLFLGEIPRYYPDRIQKSSAYIESPEGPKPDPVIEDSCLVYRSDRGLVLICGCTHAGIENTVRHARHICGDERIAAIIGGLHLYQADSARIREVAAWCAQSGVGDIYPCHCTGMPAAIALQQNHILTPIGVGTRLCWDSGEITDGQTLNFRHYE
- a CDS encoding ribonucleotide reductase N-terminal alpha domain-containing protein, translated to MSATMRDHILKSRYLLPGEETFSDLCRRVADAVGRDETEREVFFRMLERCRFLPNSPALMNAGTASSQLAACFVLPVGSTVPEIFESMKQGAVIQVSGGVLGMSAAGVSSALASLQSSAQQVSPSSRPQWYAGQTTGIAWRKERGYTWSGEPGADGSVDPDLPQPDPDDDSDPPYGRDQE
- the aspS gene encoding aspartate--tRNA(Asn) ligase, with protein sequence MRIPVAEVTADMERAAIAGWVHEERDLGGLAFFLVRDRTGIIQVTVPKKKVPEEVLKAIKEVSRESVVRVEGVVKATEKAPGGRELVPETFVILAKAASPLPLDVAEKVPAEIDTRLDARFLDVRRPKIASIFAIRSRVMETVHSFLFREGFLHITTPKVVAAATEGGTELFPIAYFEKEAFLSQSPQLYKQMMMSAGCEKVFEIGPIFRAEEHNTVRHLNEATSIDIEVSFADHEDVMQILERMMHEVYTSVADDCGSHLEHLGIRDLEIPGRTLARLPYAEAIEIAAEKIEEPIQYGDDLGTASERAIGEEMGEHYFITEWPTAIRPYYAMPSAADDSICNAFDLMHPKMELSSGAQRCHVYEILVRQLQAKGLSPEGFEFYLRPFQYGMPPHAGWGLGAERLVMTICGLQNIREAVLFPRDRHRVTP
- a CDS encoding methionine synthase translates to MTSRAFTPGILIPTTVVGSFPAVPGRGLGALIDPYRHAVQFAVAEQIRAGIDIISDGQVREGMIQAFTGSLPGIRDDQVISRVGAAPGGITVKDTAYALTQAAAVKGILTGPTSLAHALRITTPGYRNREELVMDLAAALAAEARALADTGVCIIQVDEPILSTGVADLHTAVDAIKMIAENVPVPLCLHVCGPLGDIIDPLLSLPIAILDFEAATEPANLEVCSEKDLGGKMIGCGCVASADHEVEPVDLIKSRIERCIEVFGPENILVDPDCGLRMHTPEGAFAKLSRLGEAARLVRNELE